In Setaria italica strain Yugu1 chromosome IX, Setaria_italica_v2.0, whole genome shotgun sequence, the genomic stretch CCCTCCTTGCTTGTCTTTCTTAGATCTAGGATTTGAATCCTCTCCTTCTAAATGCTTCGGATCTCTAACTCGTGTGAGAAAATTAAACTTCCCCATCTAGATTACAACCtagtatggctctgataccattaaTAGAAACACAGGAGCATCTAGGTGTTCATCTAGCGGGTGATACATTTCTAACTTAGATAAAACAACATGACTCATGTCTAATGCCGAGACTACCTacagagggagagggagagagaccgACCGTCGGACTTTGTTGAAGAGGTAGCCATGGCAGTGTAGACGGTGTTGACGGAGAGAGCGGCGACAGCGGCTTGGAGTTGGCGAGTCTTCCCGCCGCTAACAACGCCTCCACTAGATCGGCTAGGGTTTTGGTGTCGGTGGGATTGTGGGCACGGCGAACGTTGGTTTGCGTGCCCTGGCCCCCACGTCCTTTTATATGACGCTGTGCGACGGGGGTCCACCAACCATATATGGTTGGGGCACCCCCGATCGGGGCGCTAATTGAGAATCAGGGTCAAATCCGACGGAGATCAATCCTAACAGCCCCTGGTTTAGGattgattttgcaatatggttgTCTCCAAGTAGATGCTTTGTTTATACTCGTGCGGAACTGCGGGTAGCCTTTTAGAGTATTTTGTGCAGAGTTTGCGTCGAGGGTATAAGAGCTGCAACAGTGGAACTCTAATTTTTTGTTGCAACTTCCTAATATAGATCTGGAGCTAATATCTGTTGTCAACCAGTATTAATTGCAGCTCATTGGTTAGCAAAACTCACGTGTCCTTCTAGATTTTAGTACATCATCCGATAGATATTATGTAACCAGTAGAGCTAGCAGTAAAGGATTCAGTGGAGCCGAATTGTGTTTCTGAACATTGAAGTCGACGGGCAAGAAGAACAAACTATGTAGCATTAGGACAATATGAAAGCAAAGCAGTAGTGTTATAACTTATGACTTCGAAGGTGATTGTAAGTtcgagtttgtgaaaaatgtataTTTGAGTTTCAATAAGAAATCGAAACAGCAATTATATGCAATCTTCCATCTGAGCATTGCGCCGAATGGCATGGCAATCTTATACTACCAATAATTGTGCACTTTTCTTGTACAGAGTACAGACATGTGGCATTTTTTTGACCTCCAACACTTGTTGATTTGCCACGCTTTTGTTTCTATAGACCAACTTACCTGAACGAGAAAATTGTTAATGGATGCTATAGTGATTTTGAATGGTTGCACGATAGCCTTGCTGAGAGGTAGAAAGGCATTTTTATACCTCCCCTTCCAGAGATCCCAAATTACGCTTTTCATTTAATCTCACAGGAAATCTCTGGATTGCTGAACAATTGTGCTAACAATTGAATTGTGGCATCAAGCTCTGGACTTATTCACTAACAGGATAGCTTCATAGCTTCACAGCTTGAACTCAAGCAAAGTCTTGAGGGAATTTTTGCAGGCAGATGCAGAGGTAAAATATTTCAACTGTTATAATCAGCTTGTGCTTTAGTTATGTTTTTTAATCATAGTATTGTTCTTCTAAGATAAATGTGTACGATCAGTCTTTGGAATGAGACACACGTCCTTAGCATAGCTGCCAGCAGCCACAAAATTCATGTCTACTGAAAGCAGATGAATTGCTCAGTAACAGTAAGTGTGCTTTCGCTCAAATCATTTcggaaaattattttttaagaaaGTGTTTGTTGAAAATATAATGCTCATTAAGGTATATTTCTTGCTTGCTATTATGAGTTTTTCAGATTTTCGCACTGCTTATACAGAGCTAAAAATCTATGTCACCAACCAACCTTTTTCTTCTAACATTCTTGCTAAGCCGGGTGATTGAATTACCATAATTGGTTAGTGTTTGATAAAATTAGAATGCTCATTAAGGTACATATACTTCTTGCATGCCAGTATGCTACTATAGAGTTTTTGAGTTTTTTCACACTTTGTGTAGAGTTGAAAAATCATGACAGTGATGACACCAACCGAAAAATTTGCTTGTTAAATCGAGTGATTAAATTATGAAACCTTTCATCCTGTTGGAACAGGTATTGCTTTTCCTTCCAAGAAGTTCTCAAGGTTGAAGTAGTGCTCGCCCAGCGCCTTCTCCAGCCTGGCGCTCGCCGTGCCGCCCAGCTCCCATCGCCCTTCGGCAACACCGTGACTGGCTCAGCGCGAGGGCCTAATTGCAGTCCATGGTGTTTTGCATTTATAGGCAAAATGGTGGTTTCTTCTGGTTGAATTTGTACTTTGGCACAATAATAATGTATTGGGACCGATAATGCGGCTTTGCCACTTTGTGAGGTAAGAGTTGAAATTAAATCTGAACCGCTCAATATCAGGAgagataaaataattaaaaagaaaacaaagacatAAACAACCGGTTATCACCTCTTCCTTGCATCTAGGAGGAACAGGTAGGCATGCATACAACATGCAATTTGTTATTTAAATTCCGTTCGGTTGCAACTAATGACATGTTAATTATTTTATCTTTCATAATTGAGCACGGTTAGTATTAGTAGGTCACGTACATATTTTTCTTTACCAGAATTAGTTGCACACCTGACTTTTGCCTTTGTTCACCGCAAAAGAAATCATGTTATCGATGGTGTTCAACAAAAGATGTTACAACGAAATCACGCTAGGGATCTCACCATTTTTTTCACGTTGCAAAACGGGTCTATTTCATCATgttcaaagaaacaaaatgATGCGAGAAATTACGTCTGGAtcactttttattttcttttacgtTATAAGAAAAGCATTGTGAAAAAATGTTGCATCTCACCAATGTGTCACGTTACATCATTGTATGAAAGTTAGATCTGCTATATATGCAAGTTAGATCTAATATAGAGATATTTTCCCTATTTATCctatttttcaaaataaaataatatataaatatatatttcatcTATTACCTCCCAGGAGGTAATAAGTTATCCAGATCTAACTAAATGGACGGTCCATAGTCATTTAGGTGTACCTTAGCAATTCCTTTTTATAAACACCGCACGTGCATTTTACTAGTTACTAATAATGGCGCCATCAGTTATATTCAGTAACGATTAAAGTACAATATCTGGACAGTACCTTGTACACCATCTCTTTGGGCATCAAATCACCCATGACGATATCCAATCGTACCTTATACTGAATGAATTCGAGTATTGACCACGCTAACCATGTCTCTTATTTCATTAATATGAACGATGTTTCAACTCGTCAATTTGGTGATACAGAGCTACAAAGACAACTCTCAGCATAGCAAGCGGATACTCAACTAGCTTTAGCAGCAAGCAGCGATGGCTGTGGTGTAACTTCAGGAACCAAGGTCCCATTGATGGCAGAGTTAGCATGGTCAGTTTTTGCATCATCTGCCCAAAAGTTAGCTGTTTTGATGTCATCCTTCATCATCGACTCTGAGTACTCCTCATGGTTGTAGGCCACATTGTTGTTCCCTCCAAACTCTACAGGAAGGATTTCCGGATCAATGTACTTGTACATGACCTTCATGCTTTCCTCATCCTTCTGGTACACAAAGTTCACCTTCTCGATTGTTTTCGGGTCAAGGAAAACTTTGATAACCtgaaagaatttgcaacatttaagttggaaaaaaaggaaacagtTTTTTCTGCATCAATTGATTTTGTGTGAATGAAACCAGATACATAAATTAAATTTGTGAAACGGGAAGGTTGAGAGTCCATACCTTAAAAAAAGCTTCAAATACTTTTGGGGGATTAAATAGAAATCCAATGGCCAGCCTCTCAGGGTAATGATTTTGCAGGATATTTGCAGTTTCTCTGGATGTCTTTATGGGCGAGGCATGGGCCATTGTCCATCCTGTGAAATCTATCAACCATACCATTTTCTCTTGAGTTTCAGGCAGGTGGAGGATTGCATTCTCCAAAGTATGTACAAGGAACCGTATCTGCCCTTCATGAGATGAAGTATTCTGGAATTTCAAAATAGCATATTGGCAAGTCCTTAGTTAAGGAAGCTAGAGAGACTGAGGATTTTCATAAAGTAGCAAACAATAGCAAGTGTCATGTTTTAAAAGCGTGGATTGCTTGCCTGCTTTGTAGGTCTCATAACGACAACAGTTCTGCCCTCTCTGTCTCGGAAACTTGCCCTGTACATTTTACCGGTTTCCCCTTCAGCAGAAACATCTGGCTAAAAGGAGTTTAATATGAAGTTCAGTCACTTGGCCAGGATTCAGATAAACAGAATAACTTGAGCAACACATTCATTGACAAAAAAGGAAGAGCAAATTTACCCAGCGAATGTCCTCAGGCCTGTAAGCTGCCCTCCACTTGAGACTTTCTTCCAACATTTTTCTAGACTTGGCAACATTCCAGTTACGGGCTTCTAGGTATCTTTTCAAGCATGCTTTACTGCAGTACTTCTCAGCACGGGCAGACAAAGGCCCAAGTTTAGCTTTCAATTCATTTATCTGTTCATAGGAGAACAGCATGAGACTTATCTGCTCCTAGTTCATTTACAAAGCTAACAAATGCACCAATATTGCAATAAGAAGCCATGTATTGTGAATTCACAAATTTATGATGGAACAACAAATTTTAAACTTACCTTTGCTTCTCTCTGCTCAGCATCATTTGAGTTAACATCAGGGGCATGCTTTCTCCTAAACATTGTTTCTTCCACTGTGAATGATGCTCAGACCTAAATAGATTATGCACATGTTAAAATAAAAATACTATGTAACCATATACCAAATGACGAAAATCACTCTCAAAAATTGAAATTAAATATAAAAAAGTAGCGATGGCTATGTGAAAAATGAGACATTTTCTTGTTCATATGCAAATAACAAGGAACaagagagtattaaatattATTGATTGATAGGCAGGTCAAAGATAGTTATACTTTGCTTTCAGAATATTTTAGAAGTGTGCAACCATTCAATTATACACTTATTTTCAGGAGGAAAAATAAGAGAAAGAATAATAGACCACATTCATCCCTGTTCGGCTGAGATTGTTGCAGCTGCGGCTGCAACAGCTAGCCTGCTAAAACTACAGGAACCGGTGTTGATGATTACTCTTAACATCTGCCAGCAGGTGCCAATTAGCTCATATCGGAGGATTCGTACGGATCTGAATTCTGAGTTTCTGACATGAGGACATGGTAGAAATAAGACTACAAGAGCATGCACATTCCAAAGGCAGGGGCCGAGATCTCTGGATTCCTAGAAGCTCCGCGGCGAATCTGCACAACTTTCCCCTCGAAAGcccattgtttatttatttcgtGCTAATGCTAACGGTATAAAGTACTGTAAACAATGAACAGAAAAGGCAGGGCCGGCTTTAGGGGATGGTAGCCTAGCAGGACAAGAGAGCATCCCCGGATCATCAAtttcgttaaaaaaaagaaaatccctATCATCAGGATACAGGCGGCGATGAATCCATCCACCAAACCTGCAGGACAACAGGAGCCCACTCCACCCAAACAACAGGAACAAAGCAGATCAAGGAAGGTCCCATACCAGGATACGCAAGAAGGCCCACACCAGGCAGGAAGCCGCGAAGTGGCGCAATGGAACAGGGCTGCCCAGACGCAGGCGCCGCAGGGAAGAAGGGGAACGCTAGAGTTGGCCCACTTTTCcctcctccgacccccgccgtcctctcttcctccctcctgtCCTCTTGGGGCGCAGGGATCCACGCACCTGCCCTCCGCAATGGAAAATTGGGAATCGGAGAAGTGAAGAACCACGCGGCGCCTCAATATGCTGGGACTGGGAGAGAGAAGTGGCTCTCTACTAGTTGCTTCGCCATGGGCTTTGTTTAGCGCCAGCTCTTGCCTGCCGACGCTGACGTGTACTGATTACCGAACGGACGGGCCTGATGCCGGATCAGGTCAGCAGCTGCGGTGAAATCGACGGCCGGGATTTGGGTGCGCCGCGGAAGCAGCCAACGCATGAGGTGCACGTGGGTGCAGATCAACGAGGATCCGGGTGCCCATCTGCTCCGCTCCCGCGCCGGCGGGTGTCACCGTCACCGGTGGCGCGGAGCGGGAACCCTCTGCGTGCACGGTGGCGTTCGTACCTGTGCTTCTGTAGTGAGTTCTCAGATCTTGGCTGTTCTGCCAGGCCTGCCGCCTGCGGGAGTCGGATCAGCCGTCCTCGCTGCTCTCTGATGAGTGATTGCGATTTGCGACACTGC encodes the following:
- the LOC101765936 gene encoding random slug protein 5, which translates into the protein MFRRKHAPDVNSNDAEQREAKINELKAKLGPLSARAEKYCSKACLKRYLEARNWNVAKSRKMLEESLKWRAAYRPEDIRWPDVSAEGETGKMYRASFRDREGRTVVVMRPTKQNTSSHEGQIRFLVHTLENAILHLPETQEKMVWLIDFTGWTMAHASPIKTSRETANILQNHYPERLAIGFLFNPPKVFEAFFKVIKVFLDPKTIEKVNFVYQKDEESMKVMYKYIDPEILPVEFGGNNNVAYNHEEYSESMMKDDIKTANFWADDAKTDHANSAINGTLVPEVTPQPSLLAAKAS